A window of Ammospiza caudacuta isolate bAmmCau1 chromosome 20, bAmmCau1.pri, whole genome shotgun sequence genomic DNA:
CCACCTCACCAACCTGCAGGATTTGTATCAAGAGATGGCCAGGACATTTTATCAGCTGGATTGTAAATGCTCCAGGCCAGGGCACCTCTTATCACTTGTTAAACATTAAGTACAGCACAAGATTTAGCACCATAAATCTGCTGTACGTGCCATCGCTGTCCCAAAATAAGAAACCTGAGTATTGCAAAATCACCTCTCCATTGCTGCCACCCAGATTCCCTCCTCCCCATCGGCCCCAGAGACATTCCTGTGCTGTGTTTCACAGCAAGTGCAAACCCTCCAAACACAGAACTGGACAAAAGGCAAACATGCTCCTCCTGTGGGTTATCCGTGATCTTTCACCGTGGTCAATGATACAACCCTCCAACAGCACCTGGTTCTCCCCACTGTTACTGATCTACAGAGGAAAGTTATGGTCAGGAGAATGACTCTTTTCTCCTTGTTATATAATCCATTTTAACTCTTGCTCCCTGTAAAAGTTTTGGAAATGAATGTATGGATGAATGAACTACTCCTGCTTTTCTTCCCTTGTTCTCATGTCGGAAATGCAGCGAGTCTGAATCAAAGAACGACAAttatttggggggaaaaaaaataaaattacccTGGGCCTGAGGATGAATGCAGGGGCACAGGAGTCTGGTTTcaatatttcaaaaaaaaagtgtttcagGATCTGGCTTAAGCACAGTGGTTAATTCCTTACCTTGTTCTGTCTCACTGACCAGCTTGGAGAGCTTGGATCTGATGACTGGAGTGGCTGCCATGGAAAGGAACAGAATTCCATAACCTGTGAGCAAGACACAGCACATTAGGGAAAGGTCACCTGAAAAATAAAGCCTCCCAAGCCAGCCCCAGaaatctgcagctgctggcagtgtcTCCCTGCTATATTTAAACACAGTTCCCCCTCCTGGATCTCATAAGGCACTTTGGTCTGTGTGTGCAGTATAATACAGTTCTAGGAAGCCTAATGTTCTAGGAACTACATGGATGCACTTCCAAATTCAGTGTCTGGACAACACTGCCCTTAGCAAGGCACAGTTTTGTTGGTGCACGAGGCAGAACTCCCTCACATGCCTGAACTCCCCGTGAAGCACACTACCAGAAACAGGGATTTCAACCCTCAGCATCACCTGTAAACATCAGTGGCGTTGTGGTAGCAAGAGACATCACCACCAGCCCAGCAATGTTGGAGAGCAAGCCTATCTCTGCCACCCAGGTGTcctcaaggcagagctgcagcagcctcagccccgCCAGGCTGCTCAGGTACGCCAGGTAGCTGGCGGCCGAGCCGTACCCGATGAGATCAGaagcccagcacagagggaagcCCAGCTCGTACAACACATAGATGTCCTTGGCTCCAAAATGCACCGTGACAATCAGAAAGAAAGCCAGGGAGTACAGAGCCAGCTTCCACCTGGAGCTCGGCTGCTCGGGGGCCGTGTACAGCCTGAACACAGCCTTGTAGTGGCTGAGCGTGAACAGCCTGGCCTCCTTCTTCTGCTTCACCGACTCCCGCAGGAAGAACGCGGCGTAGAGGGTGGCAGCAAGGCTGGCAGCAAAGGCCAGCCAGAAGGGGTTGATGTAGCCCTGGGCCTTGCGCCACTGGCCGCCGCCAATGCTGGCCACCATGCCCGCGGTGCCCAGGCAGGCCTCGAGGATGGCCACGCGGAACGTCCGCGCGCGCCGCTCGCTGGTGTCGGCCACGTAGGAGAAGCAGCCGGCCAGGATCAGGTTGTAGTCGCCCGTGAGGCCGCTCAGGATGCGTCCCAGGAGGAAGAAGGCGACGTGCAGCTCCAGGTACATGACCAGCAGGTAGATGGCTGTCTGCAGGGCCAtgcctgctgtgggcaggatgAGCGCCGGGCGCCGGCCCACGCTGTCGCTCCACGTGCCGAGGAGGGTCACGGAGAAGAGGCTGACGAAGAAACCTCCCAGGTTGATGTAGAGGTTCCAGTGGGACACCAGAGCTTCCAcctcctgcaggagaaacaggcGGCTGAGGAGATCCAA
This region includes:
- the SLC46A1 gene encoding proton-coupled folate transporter, which translates into the protein MAAMAAPPPAEPPVPPGRRRLSLPAVEPLLFLATLSLGLQGPLATQYLWDRLGAEHGYSNSTSTDSSSGCGDGNATADPLRQEVEALVSHWNLYINLGGFFVSLFSVTLLGTWSDSVGRRPALILPTAGMALQTAIYLLVMYLELHVAFFLLGRILSGLTGDYNLILAGCFSYVADTSERRARTFRVAILEACLGTAGMVASIGGGQWRKAQGYINPFWLAFAASLAATLYAAFFLRESVKQKKEARLFTLSHYKAVFRLYTAPEQPSSRWKLALYSLAFFLIVTVHFGAKDIYVLYELGFPLCWASDLIGYGSAASYLAYLSSLAGLRLLQLCLEDTWVAEIGLLSNIAGLVVMSLATTTPLMFTGYGILFLSMAATPVIRSKLSKLVSETEQGALFASVACVEGLCSLVSTGVFNSLYPATLHFMRGFPFLFGAIILLIPAAILGWIQIWDSKHDYNHFQEASLTPTKD